A section of the Streptomyces sp. CG1 genome encodes:
- a CDS encoding UbiX family flavin prenyltransferase: MPWIVGVSGASGTPYAAAVLRALLDAGETVDLVVSRASRLTLLDETGISFRDAHWQDDLREWLARGADGKPGIFDVDLGGVRYWSAGDLAAGPSSGSYPAKGMLIVPASTACVAGVALGLSKDLLQRTASVTLKERRPLVVAVRETPLNGQTLRHLVALDDAGAAVVPASPAFYAGATHIQDLVDFVAGRVLDAAGVEHGLYRRWRGELGSGSAD, translated from the coding sequence TGCCTTGGATCGTGGGGGTGTCCGGTGCTTCCGGGACGCCGTATGCGGCGGCCGTGCTGAGGGCTCTGCTGGACGCGGGGGAGACGGTCGACCTGGTGGTCAGCCGGGCCTCGCGGCTGACGCTGCTGGACGAGACGGGTATCTCGTTCCGCGACGCCCACTGGCAGGACGACCTGCGGGAATGGCTGGCCAGGGGAGCCGACGGCAAGCCCGGGATCTTCGACGTGGACCTCGGCGGGGTGCGGTACTGGAGCGCTGGCGACCTCGCGGCCGGGCCGTCCTCGGGGTCGTATCCGGCGAAGGGGATGCTCATCGTGCCCGCCTCCACCGCCTGCGTGGCCGGTGTGGCGCTCGGGCTGTCCAAGGATCTGCTGCAGCGCACGGCGAGTGTCACCCTGAAGGAGCGCCGGCCGCTCGTCGTGGCCGTACGGGAGACTCCCCTGAACGGCCAGACGCTGCGTCATCTCGTCGCGCTGGACGACGCCGGTGCCGCCGTCGTACCGGCCTCGCCCGCCTTCTACGCGGGCGCCACCCATATCCAGGACCTGGTGGACTTCGTCGCCGGGCGGGTGCTGGACGCGGCGGGCGTCGAGCACGGCCTGTACCGGCGCTGGCGGGGCGAGCTGGGCAGCGGATCGGCCGACTAG
- a CDS encoding Lrp/AsnC family transcriptional regulator, with amino-acid sequence MDAVDRQLIQALRENGRASYAELGRLVGLSGPSVTDRINRLEAAGVITGYRATVNAASLGLGVTALIGISLSDAADHEDVAQRLRDLPEIEDCWFIAGDDSYMLKARAADVDGLERIIRRLSGTKGVSRTRTTIVLSTKWENRVGELPEEV; translated from the coding sequence ATGGACGCGGTGGACAGGCAGCTCATCCAGGCCCTGAGGGAGAACGGCCGGGCCTCGTACGCGGAGCTGGGGCGCCTCGTCGGCCTGTCGGGCCCCAGCGTCACCGACCGCATCAACCGGCTGGAGGCGGCCGGTGTCATCACCGGCTATCGCGCGACGGTGAACGCCGCCTCGCTCGGCCTCGGCGTCACCGCGCTGATCGGTATCTCGCTCTCCGACGCCGCCGACCACGAGGACGTCGCCCAGCGGCTGCGGGACCTGCCGGAGATCGAGGACTGCTGGTTCATCGCCGGCGACGACTCCTACATGCTCAAGGCGCGGGCGGCGGACGTGGACGGGCTGGAGCGGATCATCCGGCGGCTGTCCGGCACCAAGGGCGTCTCCCGGACCCGCACCACCATCGTGCTGTCCACGAAGTGGGAGAACCGGGTCGGAGAGCTGCCCGAAGAGGTCTGA
- the mqnE gene encoding aminofutalosine synthase MqnE has translation MDVGLKRELEEKVRSGERLTREDGIALYESDDLAWLGGLAHEVRTRKNGDVVHFNVNRHLNMTNVCTASCAYCSFQRKPGEKDAYTMRIEEAVKLAKAMESENLTELHIVNGLHPNLPWRYYPRSLRELKAALPNVSLKAFTATEIHHFETISGLSASEILDELIDAGLESLTGGGAEIFDWEVRQHIVDHRTHWEDWSRIHRLAHEKGLKTPCTMLYGHIEEPRHRVDHVLRLRELQDETNGFQVFIPLRYQHDFVDMKDGKVRNTLQARTQMATGAEALKTFAVSRLLFDNVPHVKVFWVMHGVQTAQLALQHGADDMDGSVVEYKITHDADNYGTPNKLTREDLLDLIRDAGFRPVERNTRYEIIREYDGADPARRDSPQPMRV, from the coding sequence ATGGACGTCGGGCTCAAGCGCGAGCTGGAGGAGAAGGTCCGCTCCGGGGAGCGGCTGACCCGCGAGGACGGCATCGCGCTGTACGAGTCGGACGACCTGGCGTGGCTCGGCGGCCTCGCGCACGAGGTGCGGACCCGCAAGAACGGTGACGTCGTGCACTTCAACGTCAACCGGCACCTGAACATGACCAACGTGTGCACGGCCTCCTGTGCCTACTGCTCCTTCCAGCGCAAGCCGGGCGAGAAGGACGCGTACACGATGCGCATCGAGGAGGCCGTCAAGCTCGCCAAGGCGATGGAGTCGGAGAACCTCACCGAGCTGCACATCGTCAACGGCCTGCACCCGAACCTGCCGTGGCGGTACTACCCGCGCTCCCTGCGCGAGCTGAAGGCCGCCCTCCCGAACGTTTCGCTGAAGGCGTTCACCGCCACCGAGATCCACCACTTCGAGACGATCAGCGGCCTGTCGGCGTCCGAGATCCTGGACGAACTGATCGACGCGGGCCTGGAGTCGCTCACCGGCGGTGGCGCGGAGATCTTCGACTGGGAGGTCCGGCAGCACATCGTGGACCACCGGACCCACTGGGAGGACTGGTCCCGCATCCACCGCCTGGCGCACGAGAAGGGGCTCAAGACCCCCTGCACGATGCTCTACGGCCACATCGAGGAGCCCCGCCACCGGGTCGACCACGTCCTGCGCCTCCGTGAACTCCAGGATGAGACGAACGGCTTCCAGGTCTTCATCCCGCTGCGCTACCAGCACGACTTCGTGGACATGAAGGACGGCAAGGTACGCAACACGCTCCAGGCCCGCACCCAGATGGCGACCGGCGCGGAGGCCCTGAAGACGTTCGCGGTCTCCCGGCTCCTGTTCGACAACGTCCCCCACGTGAAGGTCTTCTGGGTGATGCACGGCGTGCAGACCGCCCAGCTGGCCCTCCAGCACGGCGCGGACGACATGGACGGCTCGGTCGTCGAGTACAAGATCACGCACGACGCGGACAACTACGGCACGCCGAACAAGCTGACCCGCGAGGACCTGCTGGACCTGATCCGCGACGCGGGCTTCCGCCCGGTGGAGCGCAACACCCGCTACGAGATCATCCGCGAGTACGACGGCGCCGACCCGGCACGCAGGGACTCGCCGCAGCCGATGCGGGTGTGA
- a CDS encoding N-acetyltransferase family protein translates to MPLTFTLDPVITPALRDGILDLWTDVSNTGGAVGFVPPVGREDVRPELVAHFVAMAEGRHRLLVGCDETGAPTATAFFACNTHRLQKHWVWLYTVMVHPRHQGKGYGRDLLAAAEDAARTFDGIEAIRLTCRGGTGLERFYGSCGYKEVGRIPAAIRVAPGDDRDDVIMLRPLA, encoded by the coding sequence ATGCCCCTTACCTTCACCCTCGATCCCGTCATAACCCCGGCCCTGCGCGACGGCATCCTCGACCTGTGGACGGACGTCTCCAACACGGGCGGCGCCGTGGGCTTCGTACCGCCGGTGGGCCGGGAGGACGTCCGCCCGGAGCTGGTGGCGCACTTCGTGGCCATGGCCGAGGGCCGGCACCGGCTGCTCGTCGGGTGCGACGAGACGGGCGCGCCGACCGCGACCGCCTTCTTCGCCTGCAACACGCACCGGCTGCAGAAGCACTGGGTGTGGCTGTACACGGTGATGGTCCACCCCCGGCACCAGGGCAAGGGATACGGCCGCGACCTGCTGGCGGCCGCCGAGGACGCCGCCCGCACCTTCGACGGCATCGAGGCGATCCGGCTGACCTGCCGGGGCGGCACCGGCCTGGAGCGGTTCTACGGATCCTGCGGCTACAAGGAGGTCGGCCGGATCCCCGCCGCCATCCGGGTCGCGCCCGGTGACGACCGGGATGACGTGATCATGCTGCGGCCGCTCGCTTGA
- a CDS encoding DUF4229 domain-containing protein: MLRYTLMRLGIFAGCLVVVWGAVYSGIFPRGFGDSNFLWVLLLSLVLSAPISWVVLRRERERASVKIVNRVDRMKANLEANRSQEDVADDTARTQGEAAASN, translated from the coding sequence ATGCTCCGCTACACACTGATGCGCCTCGGCATCTTCGCCGGCTGCCTCGTGGTCGTCTGGGGAGCCGTCTACTCCGGCATTTTCCCGCGCGGTTTCGGCGACTCCAACTTCCTGTGGGTCCTGCTGCTCTCGCTGGTGCTGTCCGCGCCGATCAGCTGGGTCGTGCTGCGCCGGGAGCGGGAGCGGGCCTCGGTGAAGATCGTCAACAGGGTCGACCGGATGAAGGCCAACCTGGAGGCCAACCGCAGCCAGGAGGACGTCGCCGACGACACCGCCCGGACGCAGGGCGAGGCCGCCGCGTCCAACTAG
- a CDS encoding TetR/AcrR family transcriptional regulator, with amino-acid sequence MGGARTKRMPRAVREQQMLDAAVQIFGQRGYMAASMDEIAELAGVSKPLVYLYLNSKEGLFTACIRREATALTEAVRAGVCTDLPVDRQLWDGLQAFFAHTAEHPDAWSVLHLQARTHGEPFAAEVAAMRTEIVSFVTRLVAVAAREAHRDPDLPEHEVAGFAEALVGAAESLATWANATEGVTARQAASTLMNVTWSGLGNLMRGHHWAPPAGED; translated from the coding sequence ATGGGTGGGGCGAGGACGAAACGGATGCCGCGTGCGGTGCGGGAGCAGCAGATGCTCGACGCCGCCGTGCAGATCTTCGGCCAACGCGGCTACATGGCCGCCTCGATGGACGAGATAGCCGAACTCGCGGGCGTCTCCAAGCCGTTGGTCTACCTCTACCTGAACTCCAAGGAAGGCCTCTTCACCGCCTGTATCCGGCGTGAGGCCACCGCGCTGACGGAGGCCGTCCGCGCCGGGGTGTGCACGGACCTGCCCGTCGACCGCCAGCTGTGGGACGGCCTCCAGGCCTTCTTCGCCCACACCGCCGAGCACCCCGACGCCTGGTCCGTCCTGCACCTCCAGGCTCGCACCCACGGAGAGCCCTTCGCGGCCGAGGTCGCCGCGATGCGCACGGAGATCGTTTCCTTCGTGACCCGCCTGGTCGCGGTCGCCGCCCGCGAGGCCCACCGGGATCCCGATCTGCCGGAGCACGAGGTCGCGGGCTTCGCCGAAGCCTTGGTCGGCGCGGCGGAGTCCCTCGCCACGTGGGCCAATGCGACGGAGGGCGTCACCGCCAGGCAGGCCGCGTCCACGCTGATGAACGTCACCTGGTCGGGCTTGGGAAACTTGATGAGGGGCCACCACTGGGCTCCGCCGGCGGGGGAGGACTAG
- a CDS encoding MaoC/PaaZ C-terminal domain-containing protein: MTDRGLSLLLARGALYSPFKRPSPEAGFPRDRLVLPGVRVDLDRLAAYERVCGFPTEDSTLPVTYPHILGFPLAIRLMSGRDFPLPLLGLVHTSIDIVRHTGLPATGAYELAVHIEGLAPHRRGTEATVVTAMRAGGEVVWESRSTYLARHRTGTPAASRSQQEPPAPLPVVAEWRLGGDIGRRYAAASGDRNPIHLHPLTARLFGFPRAIAHGMWTVARCLAAHGGSAGVRAQFRAPVLLPGLVRYGTDGQGRFELRDAAGRLHLTGEAVGQAP, encoded by the coding sequence ATGACGGACCGTGGTCTGAGCTTGCTGCTGGCCCGTGGCGCGCTGTACTCGCCGTTCAAACGGCCCTCCCCCGAGGCCGGCTTTCCGCGTGACCGGCTGGTGCTGCCCGGCGTGCGGGTCGACCTGGACCGGCTGGCCGCGTACGAGCGCGTCTGCGGCTTCCCCACCGAGGACAGCACCCTCCCTGTCACCTATCCGCACATCCTCGGCTTCCCGCTGGCCATACGGCTGATGAGCGGCCGGGACTTCCCGCTGCCGCTGCTCGGCCTGGTGCACACCTCCATCGACATCGTCCGGCACACCGGCCTGCCGGCCACCGGCGCCTACGAACTCGCCGTGCACATCGAGGGTTTGGCCCCGCACCGGCGTGGCACCGAGGCCACGGTGGTCACCGCGATGCGGGCCGGCGGGGAGGTCGTATGGGAATCGCGGAGCACCTACCTCGCGCGGCATCGCACCGGCACGCCGGCCGCGTCCCGGTCCCAGCAGGAACCGCCGGCTCCGCTGCCCGTCGTCGCCGAGTGGCGGCTCGGCGGGGACATCGGGCGGCGGTACGCCGCCGCCTCCGGTGACCGCAACCCCATCCATCTGCACCCGCTCACCGCTCGCCTCTTCGGCTTCCCCCGGGCCATCGCCCACGGCATGTGGACGGTGGCCCGCTGCCTCGCCGCCCACGGGGGCTCCGCCGGGGTTCGGGCTCAGTTCCGGGCGCCGGTGCTGTTGCCGGGGCTGGTGAGGTACGGCACGGATGGCCAGGGCCGGTTCGAGCTGCGGGATGCCGCAGGGCGACTGCATCTGACCGGGGAGGCGGTGGGCCAGGCGCCGTAG
- a CDS encoding long-chain fatty acid--CoA ligase → MSTPFPHAPVSSGTPVSAIDYDGRPVLVEPWVQRLDGAVREVSVPPFVPPVTHGSLADLPFDNAEAAPAQVVLSRRLPDGRWTDVTAAQFAEQVLAVAKGLIAEGLVSGDRIAVMARTTYEWTLLDFAAWAAGLVTVPVYPTSSVFQTRWILHDSGAVALITESVAQASAIGPELQHLPDLRHLWVMDKDHVTLLAEAGAQVPDGEVAVRRGMLSPDTLATLIYTSGTTGRPKGCALSHGNFLAEVDNAVELLYPVFKDRNEEPSVLLFLPMSHVFGRMVAIACVRARVRVGHAPSLAADDLLPDLAAFKPTALLTIPYMLEKVYNSARANAESGGRVTAFDRAAAVAVRYGEALEARQTGTGSGPSRSLKAARSFYDPLVFRKIRAAMGGRVRYAICGGSPLGRRLAAFYAGAGIEIFEGYGLTETTGATTVTPPLKPRLGTVGWPLPGTRVRIAADGEILVAGDHVLRGYWDPQAGGVVPATRDGWLATGDIGELDDEGYLTITGRKKELLITAGGKSVAPAPLENWLRQHPLISQVMLVGDARPYVAALITLDPDGITHWRQMIGKHPVPRELLVGDPDLEAVLQRAIDEANKLVSRPESIRRFAVLPVDFTEEAGHLTPSMKLRREAIMGDFSREVESLYGS, encoded by the coding sequence GTGTCCACCCCCTTCCCGCACGCCCCCGTCTCCTCCGGCACCCCGGTCTCCGCGATCGACTACGACGGCCGCCCCGTCCTCGTGGAACCCTGGGTCCAGCGGCTGGACGGTGCCGTACGGGAGGTGTCCGTGCCGCCGTTCGTGCCCCCGGTCACCCACGGCTCCCTCGCGGACCTGCCGTTCGACAACGCCGAGGCGGCCCCCGCCCAGGTCGTGCTCAGCCGCAGGCTCCCCGACGGCCGCTGGACGGACGTCACCGCCGCGCAGTTCGCCGAGCAAGTGCTAGCCGTGGCCAAGGGGTTGATCGCCGAAGGGCTGGTGTCGGGCGACCGTATCGCCGTCATGGCCCGTACGACGTACGAGTGGACGCTGCTGGACTTCGCCGCCTGGGCCGCCGGCCTGGTCACCGTGCCGGTCTACCCGACCTCCTCGGTCTTCCAGACCCGCTGGATCCTGCACGACTCCGGCGCGGTCGCCCTGATCACCGAGTCCGTCGCGCAGGCCTCCGCCATCGGCCCCGAACTCCAGCACCTGCCCGATCTGCGCCATCTGTGGGTGATGGACAAGGATCACGTGACTCTGCTGGCGGAGGCGGGCGCACAGGTGCCGGACGGTGAAGTCGCGGTCCGGCGCGGCATGCTGAGCCCGGACACCCTCGCCACACTCATCTACACCTCCGGCACCACCGGCCGCCCCAAGGGCTGCGCCCTCTCGCACGGCAACTTCCTCGCCGAGGTCGACAACGCCGTCGAACTGCTCTACCCGGTCTTCAAGGACCGCAACGAGGAACCGTCGGTCCTCCTCTTCCTCCCCATGTCCCACGTTTTCGGCCGGATGGTGGCCATCGCCTGCGTCCGCGCCCGCGTCCGCGTCGGCCACGCGCCGAGCCTGGCCGCCGACGACCTCCTCCCGGACCTCGCCGCCTTCAAGCCGACCGCGCTGCTGACCATCCCGTACATGCTGGAGAAGGTCTACAACTCGGCCCGCGCGAACGCCGAGTCGGGCGGCCGGGTCACGGCATTCGACCGGGCCGCGGCGGTCGCGGTCCGCTACGGCGAGGCGCTGGAGGCCCGCCAGACCGGCACCGGCAGCGGCCCGAGCCGCTCCCTGAAGGCGGCCCGCAGCTTCTACGACCCCCTCGTCTTCCGCAAGATCCGGGCCGCCATGGGCGGTCGCGTCCGGTACGCCATCTGCGGCGGCTCCCCGCTCGGCCGGCGCCTCGCCGCGTTCTACGCAGGCGCCGGCATCGAGATCTTCGAGGGCTACGGCCTGACGGAGACCACCGGCGCCACGACGGTCACCCCACCGCTCAAACCCCGCCTGGGCACGGTGGGCTGGCCCCTTCCCGGCACCCGTGTCCGCATCGCGGCCGACGGCGAGATCCTGGTCGCCGGCGACCACGTACTGCGCGGCTACTGGGACCCGCAGGCCGGCGGAGTCGTCCCCGCGACAAGGGACGGCTGGCTGGCGACCGGCGACATAGGCGAACTGGACGACGAGGGCTATCTGACGATCACCGGCCGCAAGAAGGAGTTGCTGATCACGGCGGGCGGCAAGTCGGTGGCCCCGGCCCCGCTGGAGAACTGGCTGCGCCAGCACCCCCTGATCTCCCAGGTGATGCTGGTGGGCGACGCCCGCCCCTACGTAGCCGCGTTGATCACCCTCGACCCCGACGGCATCACCCACTGGCGCCAGATGATCGGCAAGCACCCGGTGCCGAGGGAACTCCTGGTCGGCGACCCGGACTTGGAGGCCGTCCTGCAGCGGGCGATCGACGAGGCCAACAAACTGGTCTCCCGCCCCGAGTCCATCCGCCGCTTCGCCGTACTCCCGGTGGACTTCACGGAGGAGGCGGGCCATCTGACGCCGTCGATGAAGCTCCGCCGCGAGGCGATCATGGGGGACTTCTCCCGCGAGGTGGAGAGCCTGTACGGGAGCTGA
- a CDS encoding LysR family transcriptional regulator — MTLDDLRVFVAVCRAGSLSSVARDLGCTQSAVSQHVKRLERETGVALLERQPRGVVPTQAGRILEAAAAEGISGLDLAVQQLRDLLDGHSGYVRVATGATTVRHFMSDAVVAFRRRHPEVNLEFRTVSSGRSSFDALADGTLDLAWVTIGPPVRGIEQRTVAELPWLLAVRADDPLAERPDLDPAELRDVRLIRLPPNSTSAAHLDAACDELGARFAYDTSVADWDTALLLAELGVGRAVVPAVPGLPVPGEGELRLIPLPGLRPLPVGWAVRRWDALSPPARAFADTVAAAR; from the coding sequence ATGACCCTCGACGACCTCCGTGTGTTCGTGGCCGTGTGCCGTGCCGGCAGCCTCAGTTCCGTCGCCCGGGACCTCGGCTGCACCCAGTCCGCCGTCAGCCAGCACGTGAAGCGCCTGGAGCGGGAGACCGGGGTGGCGCTGCTGGAACGGCAGCCGCGAGGCGTCGTCCCGACGCAGGCCGGCCGGATCCTGGAGGCCGCCGCGGCCGAGGGCATCTCCGGCCTCGACCTCGCCGTACAGCAGCTGCGCGATCTCCTCGACGGCCACAGCGGATACGTCCGCGTCGCCACCGGCGCGACCACGGTCCGGCACTTCATGTCCGACGCCGTGGTCGCCTTCCGCCGCCGCCACCCCGAGGTCAACCTCGAGTTCCGCACAGTCAGTTCGGGCCGCAGCAGCTTCGACGCCCTCGCCGACGGCACCCTCGATCTCGCCTGGGTCACCATCGGCCCGCCGGTGCGCGGCATCGAGCAGCGGACGGTCGCCGAACTGCCCTGGCTGCTGGCCGTCCGTGCAGACGACCCGCTGGCCGAGCGACCGGATCTCGACCCCGCCGAGCTGCGGGACGTCCGCCTCATCCGGCTCCCGCCGAACTCCACTTCCGCTGCCCATCTCGACGCGGCGTGCGATGAGTTGGGCGCGCGGTTCGCCTACGACACGAGCGTCGCCGACTGGGACACGGCCTTGCTGCTGGCTGAGCTGGGGGTGGGACGGGCGGTCGTACCGGCCGTACCGGGCCTCCCGGTGCCGGGGGAGGGCGAGCTGCGGCTCATACCGCTGCCGGGTCTCCGCCCCCTTCCCGTCGGCTGGGCCGTCCGCCGCTGGGACGCCCTCAGCCCTCCGGCACGCGCCTTCGCGGACACGGTCGCTGCCGCGCGCTGA
- a CDS encoding ATP-binding protein → MNLEISTPTTQTTELVQRLSATPRGARLARRLTSTQLATWGYPHDSDPSHTAQLLVAELASNAVTHGRVPGRDFELKLVLLPERDTLRVEVSDTRGDRELRFLDGGLEDENGRGLVVVFVLSARWGVAKRAVGKTVWAEIPLSARQRPCPRRRVPEG, encoded by the coding sequence GTGAATCTGGAAATCTCCACCCCCACAACTCAGACAACCGAACTCGTCCAACGCCTCAGCGCCACCCCCCGCGGCGCCCGCCTGGCCCGTCGGCTCACTTCCACCCAGCTCGCCACCTGGGGCTACCCGCACGACAGCGACCCCAGCCACACCGCGCAGCTCCTTGTCGCGGAACTGGCGTCCAACGCGGTCACCCACGGTCGTGTGCCCGGCCGGGACTTCGAGCTGAAGCTGGTGCTGCTGCCGGAGCGGGACACCTTGCGTGTCGAGGTCAGCGACACCCGGGGCGACCGGGAACTGCGCTTCCTGGACGGCGGGTTGGAGGACGAGAACGGCCGCGGACTGGTCGTCGTATTCGTGCTGTCGGCACGGTGGGGCGTGGCCAAGCGCGCCGTAGGCAAGACGGTTTGGGCGGAAATCCCGCTCAGCGCGCGGCAGCGACCGTGTCCGCGAAGGCGCGTGCCGGAGGGCTGA
- a CDS encoding helix-turn-helix domain-containing protein — protein MTEETERRPETPAEENGAVGVFAVVGRLLKLLREKAGLSQKEFGDLVGYGPDQISAMERGVRTPRPEFLQKADQILGADGLLVAIIPQVEEAMTRARTRHPEWYRSYAGMEAEAVELHHYCNHAMHGLLQTEEHARVVFARRRPFLSEETIEKRVADRLSRQQLFERWPAPIVSYVLEEVVLDRPIGGREVHANQLRRLLNVSGKQNVEIQVMPTRCEEHPNLDSAFNLLVPKGQMQVAYTEAQSCPRLITDRDEVRKIADRYGTMRAMALSPMETRALIKQKLEAL, from the coding sequence GTGACAGAGGAGACGGAGCGTAGGCCGGAGACGCCTGCTGAAGAGAACGGGGCGGTGGGTGTCTTCGCCGTAGTGGGGCGGCTGTTGAAGTTGCTACGGGAAAAGGCGGGGCTGAGCCAGAAGGAGTTCGGTGACCTGGTGGGGTACGGCCCCGACCAGATCTCGGCCATGGAGAGGGGGGTACGGACACCGAGGCCGGAGTTCCTGCAGAAGGCGGACCAGATCCTGGGGGCGGACGGGCTGTTGGTGGCGATCATTCCCCAAGTTGAGGAGGCGATGACCAGGGCGCGGACGCGGCATCCGGAGTGGTATCGGAGCTATGCCGGGATGGAGGCAGAGGCAGTTGAGCTGCACCACTACTGCAACCATGCGATGCACGGCCTCCTCCAGACCGAGGAACATGCGCGAGTTGTGTTCGCCAGACGGCGGCCGTTCTTGAGTGAGGAGACCATCGAGAAGCGTGTGGCCGACCGGCTGTCACGCCAGCAGCTCTTCGAGCGTTGGCCTGCGCCGATTGTCAGCTACGTCCTTGAAGAGGTCGTACTCGATCGGCCGATCGGAGGGCGAGAGGTACACGCGAACCAGCTACGACGCCTGCTGAACGTCAGCGGTAAGCAGAACGTCGAGATCCAGGTGATGCCGACTCGCTGTGAGGAACACCCCAATCTGGACAGCGCGTTTAACCTCTTGGTGCCCAAGGGGCAGATGCAGGTGGCATACACAGAGGCTCAGAGTTGCCCTCGGTTGATCACAGACCGGGATGAGGTCCGGAAGATCGCCGACCGCTATGGGACCATGCGCGCAATGGCACTCAGTCCCATGGAGACCCGGGCTCTGATCAAGCAGAAGCTGGAGGCGCTATGA
- a CDS encoding DUF397 domain-containing protein, which translates to MSIENLTWFKSSYSSGEGGDCLELAYNWRKSTYSDGEGGQCLEIATHPTAIHIRDSKRPTAPHLTLSLSTWSAFLASVPGRDRIGNAPS; encoded by the coding sequence ATGAGCATCGAAAATCTGACCTGGTTCAAGTCCAGCTACAGCAGCGGCGAAGGCGGTGACTGCCTCGAACTCGCCTACAACTGGCGCAAGTCCACGTACAGCGACGGTGAAGGCGGCCAATGCCTGGAGATAGCCACCCACCCCACCGCCATCCACATCCGCGACTCCAAGCGCCCCACCGCCCCCCACCTCACCCTCTCCCTCTCCACCTGGTCCGCGTTCCTCGCGTCGGTACCCGGCCGGGACCGGATCGGTAACGCCCCCTCATAG
- a CDS encoding BTAD domain-containing putative transcriptional regulator has translation MLKFSILGALQIRTVSGPAEISGDLQRTLVQTLLVSEGQAVSGESLAEEMWGEAVPDNQANALQAHVSRLRRKLRGLEPDRAASRVTIHPSGYRLTVGEGELDAAEFVRAVRQAEAAFPEDAACTARLLGEALAWWRGPVFGGFAGGTLCQLAGARYEEYRMRAVELRFDAELRLGRHAAVLAELAEAHTNHPLRERFCEQLMIALYCAGRQADALDVFRRMRHLLDVELGIEPSPALRRVEHAILRHDPALAGDARTTLLQLA, from the coding sequence ATGCTGAAGTTCTCGATCCTCGGGGCACTGCAGATCCGTACCGTGTCCGGTCCTGCGGAGATCTCCGGCGACCTGCAGCGCACCCTCGTGCAGACGCTGCTGGTGAGTGAGGGGCAGGCGGTGTCCGGGGAGAGCCTCGCCGAGGAGATGTGGGGCGAGGCCGTACCCGACAACCAGGCCAACGCGCTGCAGGCACACGTCAGCAGGCTGCGGCGCAAGCTGCGCGGGCTCGAGCCGGACCGGGCCGCGTCGCGGGTGACCATCCATCCTTCCGGCTACCGGCTGACCGTGGGCGAGGGCGAGCTGGACGCCGCCGAGTTCGTCCGGGCCGTACGGCAGGCCGAGGCGGCCTTCCCGGAGGACGCGGCGTGCACCGCCCGGCTGCTGGGGGAGGCCCTGGCGTGGTGGCGGGGGCCGGTGTTCGGGGGGTTCGCGGGCGGGACGCTGTGCCAGCTCGCGGGGGCCCGGTACGAGGAGTACCGGATGCGGGCGGTGGAGCTGCGCTTCGACGCGGAGCTGAGGCTCGGTCGGCATGCCGCCGTGCTCGCGGAGCTGGCCGAGGCGCACACCAACCACCCCCTGCGGGAGCGGTTCTGCGAGCAGTTGATGATCGCCCTGTACTGCGCGGGGCGGCAGGCGGACGCCCTCGACGTGTTCCGCCGGATGCGGCATCTTCTGGACGTCGAGCTGGGCATTGAGCCGTCTCCGGCGCTGCGCCGGGTGGAGCACGCGATCCTCCGTCACGACCCGGCCCTGGCGGGCGATGCGCGCACGACCCTCCTCCAGCTGGCGTGA